One window from the genome of Babylonia areolata isolate BAREFJ2019XMU chromosome 13, ASM4173473v1, whole genome shotgun sequence encodes:
- the LOC143289172 gene encoding uncharacterized protein LOC143289172, whose translation MKEAILASFLHCTSSDNPQHMNCPEGPQSWCFYNKAIANGQQPPPHKENVGTPLSADVARAIRPIYDRMSELSLLNRIKHGRTQNASECVNGQIWARCPKTVHVGASRINAAIASAVSHFNQGCSHLSQVLKKLGSAPSSNLQQYQATQDLKRCSQADNDCAPAKKRARKANKNQKKRATGTQEKGEGQTYGPGVL comes from the coding sequence ATGAAGGAGGCCATTCTGGCTTCCTTTCTGCATTGCACCTCATCTGACAACCCACAGCACATGAACTGTCCTGAGGGCCCACAGTCCTGGTGCTTTTATAACAAGGCCATCGCCAACGGTCAGCAGCCACCCCCCCACAAGGAGAATGTGGGCACACCCCTCTCAGCAGATGTGGCCAGAGCCATCAGGCCAATCTATGACAGAATGTCAGAACTTTCTCTTCTCAACAGGATCAAGCATGGGCGCACACAAAATGCCAGTGAGTGCGTCAACGGGCAGATCTGGGCAAGATGCCCAAAAACGGTCCATGTTGGTGCCAGCCGGATCAACGCTGCTATAGCTTCTGCTGTGTCCCACTTCAATCAGGGGTGTTCTCACCTTTCTCAGGTGTTGAAAAAGCTTGGCTCAGCTCCCTCCAGTAATCTTCAGCAGTACCAGGCAACACAGGACCTCAAGAGGTGTTCCCAAGCTGATAATGACTGTGCGCCAGCAAAAAAACGTGCGCGTAAAGCgaacaaaaatcaaaagaaaagggCCACCGGAACACAAGAAAAGGGAGAAGGACAGACATATGGACCAGGAGTGCTCTGA